Genomic DNA from Bacterioplanes sanyensis:
TGGTGGCGCTGCCACAACAAGCTCGGCAAATCACCCCAACACTGGCGTTCAACTTTGCCGGTGATTTGCCTGTGTATGCCACCTCTCATCTGTATTCAGGGCAACCTCAGCCCAGTAAGGATCGTGATTTGAACGGCATTCATTTTTGCGACATACCTTGGCTGCTGGAAGCCTCAGCACTGCACGATAACGTCGAAAACAGCCTGCGTAACGGCCAAGGCGCATATGCACGTTTGTACGCCATGGGTGTCGATGCTTACCGGTTGGTGCCGCGCTTACGGCAACTGGAAGCCTTCCCCAGCAGCCAACTGTTTGCCAGCACAGGCGCATTGAGTTTGGATGCACAACGACGCATTCACCGCCAGACCAGCTGCAGTCGCTTTCGCGCCGGTCGGCCGGAGCGGCTTGCAAGCGTGCAGTAGGCTATCCATCAAGCGACAAGGAGGTCGTGATGTTTTCATTAGGGCAGCGCGCCAAAGGGCAAGCCATCGAGCGCCAGGCTGAACGTTTTTTGCGCCAGCAAGGCCTTAAGCCAGTGACCCGCAACTACCAGATTCGCGGTGGCGAAATCGATCTGATCATGCTGCACGGCGAGGTGCTGGTGTTTATCGAAGTGCGTTATCGCAAGCACAGTGACTATGGCAGCGGTGCAGAGTCGGTGACCGCCAGCAAACAACAGCGCCTGCGCCGCACGGCGGAACACTATTTGCTGCAAAACCACCCCAGCACACCCGATTGCCGCTTTGATGTGGTGTCTGCCAGCGGTGACCCGATTGAATTTGAATGGCTGCAAAACGCTTTTTAGCCGCCTTCCGCCGGCTTACCGCCATGGGCATTCGGCTGCGCTCGTGAGTGCATTTTGCTGGCAAAGGTGTGTGAACCATCGCCAAATCGCAGCATCAATTTGCCATCAAGCGCGCAACAACGCAGCTTTGAGCTTTCTGCGCTGACGCTTTTTCTTTAACATAGCGCCTTTGAACGTACGGGCAGACTCCGGGAGCCTCTCTTGCAAGACCGCATCATTGGCCATTTTGGCGCCAGCATCGAAACCAAAACTCTGTCTGCGGAAGAACTGCCTCCCTACATCGAGCAAGCGGCTCAGCTGATGGTGGATGCACTGCTGCATGGCGGCAAAATCCTCAGTTGTGGCAATGGCGGCTCGGCCGGCGACAGCCAGCATTTTTCTTCCGAGCTGCTGAACCGCTTTGAGCGCGAGCGTCCATCGTTGCCAGCCATTGCCCTGACTACCGACACCTCTACTTTGACGTCCATCGCCAACGATTACAGTTACAACGAGGTGTTCTCCAAGCAGATTCGCGCGCTCGGCAACCAGGGTGATATCTTGTTGGCGATCAGCACCAGCGGCAACTCAGCCAATGTGGTGCAGGCCATTCAAGCGGCCCATGAGCGCGACATGATCGTGGTGGCACTCAGCGGTAAGGATGGCGGTCATATATCATCGCTGCTGACCGGTGCCGACGTGGAAATCCGCGTACCGGCTGATGTCACGGCGCGCATTCAGGAGGTGCACCTGCTGGTGATCCATTGCCTGTGTGATTTGATTGACTGCGCGCTGTTTGGGGAAGACTAAACCAAGCAGCGAAGCCTGGTTCAGCCCGTTGAAAGGGTGCTCGGACTATTCTTCCTCACCCTTGCGAATCAAAAACTGATACTCGCCGTTTACTTCTTTACTGCATACCAACTCGTGGCCCAGAAACGAGCAAAACTTGAGAAAGTCGCGCTGTGTCGAC
This window encodes:
- a CDS encoding YraN family protein — translated: MFSLGQRAKGQAIERQAERFLRQQGLKPVTRNYQIRGGEIDLIMLHGEVLVFIEVRYRKHSDYGSGAESVTASKQQRLRRTAEHYLLQNHPSTPDCRFDVVSASGDPIEFEWLQNAF
- a CDS encoding phosphoheptose isomerase, producing the protein MQDRIIGHFGASIETKTLSAEELPPYIEQAAQLMVDALLHGGKILSCGNGGSAGDSQHFSSELLNRFERERPSLPAIALTTDTSTLTSIANDYSYNEVFSKQIRALGNQGDILLAISTSGNSANVVQAIQAAHERDMIVVALSGKDGGHISSLLTGADVEIRVPADVTARIQEVHLLVIHCLCDLIDCALFGED